A section of the Chryseobacterium scophthalmum genome encodes:
- a CDS encoding NAD(P)-dependent alcohol dehydrogenase, producing MDTFTVKAFGAESKTADLAEMNIERREVTANDIEIEILYCGVCHSDLHTARNDWGGSKYPSVPGHEIIGKITKVGSEVSKFKVGDLAGVGCIVDSCGHCNSCKHDLEQYCENGFTGTYNGNDKHLGGHTFGGYSQKVVVDAGHVLKIPANLDLAAVAPLLCAGITTWSPLKHWNVGADSKVAVVGLGGLGHMAIKLAKGLGAEVTLFSRTPGKTEDAKKLGADHVIISTDEEQMNSVKGKFDLIIDTVPYDHDVNPYITTLTINGTHVLVGFIGKMEDSLFTPPMIMGRKSVAGSVIGGIAETQEMLDFCGEHNIVSEIEIIKMQDINEAYERMLKSDVRYRFVIDMKSL from the coding sequence ATGGACACATTTACCGTAAAAGCTTTTGGAGCAGAATCTAAAACTGCCGATTTAGCAGAAATGAATATTGAGAGAAGAGAAGTAACAGCGAATGATATAGAAATTGAAATTCTATATTGTGGAGTTTGCCACTCTGATCTTCATACCGCAAGAAACGATTGGGGTGGATCGAAATATCCTTCTGTTCCCGGACATGAAATTATCGGGAAAATTACAAAAGTAGGAAGTGAAGTTTCTAAATTCAAAGTTGGCGATCTTGCAGGAGTTGGCTGTATCGTAGATTCTTGTGGACATTGTAACAGCTGTAAACATGATTTGGAACAATATTGCGAAAACGGATTTACAGGAACTTACAATGGAAATGACAAGCATTTGGGAGGTCATACTTTTGGAGGATATTCTCAAAAAGTAGTTGTAGATGCAGGTCACGTTTTAAAAATCCCGGCAAATCTAGATCTGGCTGCAGTTGCACCTTTGCTTTGTGCAGGTATCACAACATGGTCACCATTAAAACACTGGAATGTTGGAGCAGATTCTAAGGTTGCGGTTGTCGGATTAGGCGGATTAGGACACATGGCAATTAAGCTAGCTAAAGGTTTAGGAGCTGAAGTAACTTTATTCTCAAGAACTCCGGGAAAAACTGAAGATGCTAAAAAACTAGGCGCAGATCACGTTATTATTTCGACTGATGAAGAGCAAATGAATTCTGTAAAAGGAAAATTTGATTTAATTATTGACACAGTTCCTTACGATCATGATGTAAATCCTTATATTACTACATTAACGATTAACGGAACTCATGTTTTGGTCGGTTTTATCGGCAAGATGGAAGATAGTTTATTTACTCCACCAATGATTATGGGAAGAAAATCGGTTGCAGGTTCTGTGATCGGAGGTATTGCCGAAACTCAGGAAATGCTTGATTTCTGCGGTGAACATAATATTGTTTCTGAAATAGAAATCATCAAAATGCAAGACATCAACGAAGCATATGAAAGAATGCTGAAAAGCGATGTGAGATACCGT
- a CDS encoding helix-turn-helix domain-containing protein produces the protein MENQEVEIYNSVSEYNKMLKHETLHPMVSVVDFSKSDPICQHTRQFGFYTVFLKDVMCGDMQYGKHSYDYQEGTLVFIAPGQTYGIYNAGTYIQPAGFALIFHPDLLKGTNLGRNIRDYNFFSYDVHEALHLSEKEREIILECFKNIKLELEQAIDKHSKSLIVNNIELFLNYCMRFYDRQFITRDHINQNFIGKFEKSLDDYLKSDKPKNLGFPMVNYFAEQLNLSANYFGDLIKKELGISAQEFIHNKLIDVAKDQIFDASKSISQISYDLGFKYPQHFTRLFKSKVGVSPSEFKSLN, from the coding sequence ATGGAAAATCAGGAAGTTGAAATATACAACAGTGTTTCAGAATACAATAAAATGCTGAAGCACGAAACATTGCACCCGATGGTAAGTGTGGTAGATTTTTCTAAATCTGATCCTATTTGTCAGCATACAAGACAGTTTGGTTTTTATACCGTTTTTCTGAAAGATGTAATGTGTGGTGATATGCAATACGGAAAACACAGCTACGATTATCAAGAAGGAACTTTGGTTTTCATCGCTCCGGGACAGACTTATGGGATTTATAATGCAGGAACTTATATTCAGCCTGCAGGTTTTGCCTTAATTTTTCATCCTGATTTATTGAAAGGAACCAATTTGGGAAGAAATATCCGAGACTACAATTTCTTTTCTTATGATGTTCATGAAGCGTTGCATCTTTCAGAAAAAGAAAGGGAAATTATTTTGGAATGTTTTAAAAATATAAAATTAGAACTCGAACAGGCGATTGATAAACATAGTAAATCACTAATTGTTAATAATATTGAACTGTTTTTGAATTACTGCATGCGTTTTTACGACCGTCAGTTTATTACACGAGACCACATTAATCAGAATTTTATAGGAAAGTTTGAGAAATCTTTAGATGATTATTTGAAATCTGATAAACCTAAAAATCTGGGCTTTCCGATGGTTAATTATTTTGCTGAACAGCTTAATCTTTCAGCGAATTATTTTGGTGATCTGATTAAAAAAGAGCTCGGAATTTCTGCTCAGGAGTTTATTCATAATAAATTGATCGATGTGGCAAAAGATCAGATTTTTGATGCATCAAAATCCATCAGTCAAATTTCTTACGATTTGGGATTTAAATATCCACAGCATTTTACAAGATTATTCAAAAGTAAAGTAGGGGTTTCTCCAAGCGAGTTTAAATCTCTGAACTAA
- a CDS encoding carboxylesterase family protein, translating into MTANQNNSNTYTFQTPFGRILAFRENGILKAKNIRYAYSERFKKPIAVEPSASEIIFPEKTPVCPQNISPLLEKMIGKTNLDDFEVDESPQYISVFRPENFKENEKLSVIVWIHGGSYEIGCGDILTADPRDWVKEQNIIIVTVSYRLGIFGFLGGNEEKPANLGLFDLIEALKWIKNNIASFGGDSENITLFGQSSGGDAIAHLIISEGTENLFKRVIIHSAPLGLRKNRQKMSAKFLENTRMFNNKSDVLEIIENYKNNAPSFFKYGLKAAMPFGTQYGFPPLCNEWEAEEKWKQKAKEIDVLIGLNDEETAFYLKASDTINKYFPAKIINKAIRTTTEIIYGKPAADFAENLSKAGGNVYLFRIYPRFKVSNYFLGAHAIDLPFIFGNESAWKNAEILKNIPWKYIDENGKELRKLWTEFAKNGKISDDSERPEILEISKV; encoded by the coding sequence ATGACCGCAAATCAAAATAATTCTAATACTTATACTTTTCAGACGCCTTTCGGAAGAATTTTAGCTTTCAGAGAAAACGGAATTTTAAAAGCTAAAAACATTCGGTATGCTTATTCTGAAAGGTTCAAAAAACCGATTGCTGTTGAGCCTTCCGCTTCAGAAATTATTTTTCCTGAAAAAACTCCGGTTTGTCCGCAAAATATCAGTCCGCTTCTTGAAAAAATGATTGGTAAAACCAATTTAGATGATTTTGAAGTGGATGAATCTCCACAATATATTTCAGTTTTCAGACCTGAAAATTTTAAGGAAAACGAAAAACTTTCTGTTATTGTTTGGATTCATGGTGGTTCGTATGAGATTGGTTGCGGTGATATTCTTACGGCAGATCCCAGAGATTGGGTAAAAGAGCAAAACATTATTATTGTTACAGTCTCTTACCGTTTAGGAATTTTTGGTTTTTTAGGCGGAAACGAGGAAAAACCCGCCAATTTAGGTCTGTTTGATTTGATTGAAGCTTTAAAATGGATTAAAAATAATATTGCTTCTTTCGGTGGAGATTCAGAAAACATTACCCTTTTTGGGCAGTCTTCAGGCGGAGATGCAATTGCTCATTTAATAATTTCAGAAGGAACTGAAAATTTGTTTAAAAGAGTAATTATTCACAGCGCTCCTTTAGGTTTAAGGAAAAACCGACAAAAAATGTCAGCAAAGTTTCTGGAAAATACCCGAATGTTTAACAATAAATCGGATGTTTTAGAAATTATTGAAAACTATAAAAACAATGCTCCCTCTTTTTTTAAATATGGCTTAAAAGCTGCAATGCCTTTCGGAACTCAATATGGTTTTCCGCCATTGTGCAATGAATGGGAAGCCGAAGAAAAATGGAAACAGAAGGCAAAAGAAATCGATGTTTTAATTGGTTTGAATGATGAAGAAACCGCTTTCTACCTGAAAGCTTCAGATACGATCAATAAATATTTTCCCGCAAAAATTATAAACAAAGCAATCCGCACAACAACAGAAATCATTTATGGAAAACCTGCAGCAGATTTTGCAGAAAACCTTTCCAAAGCAGGCGGAAATGTGTATTTGTTTAGAATTTATCCACGTTTTAAGGTTTCTAATTACTTTTTGGGAGCTCATGCTATTGATCTTCCTTTTATTTTTGGTAACGAATCTGCCTGGAAAAATGCAGAAATTCTAAAAAATATTCCTTGGAAATATATTGACGAGAACGGAAAAGAATTAAGAAAACTCTGGACTGAATTTGCAAAAAACGGAAAAATTTCAGATGATTCAGAAAGACCGGAAATTCTTGAAATTTCCAAAGTCTAA
- a CDS encoding phenylacetate--CoA ligase family protein: MDFSVEYLKLDQLRQLQSERLASLVGYLEEKSDFYKGKFDELGISPQEIRTIEDISKLPITYKQDLRDNYPFGLFTVPKDELQRIHCSSGTTGKPTVVGYTKEDVDLFSEVVARSLNAAGAKPGMQLHNAYGYGIFTGGLGLHYGAEKLGMSVLPISGGMTARQVDLIMDFKPEVICCSPSYALTIADEFAKRGISANEISLKYAVLGSEPWTELIRHHIEERLGVHATNIYGLSEIIGPGVSMEDFEEKGGSYIWEDHFYPEILDPITKEPVPFGEEGVLVITTLTKKAMPLLRYWTNDITSLYYEENSKRTMVKMRPILGRADDMLIVRGVNVYPSQIEEAFSHVEGVVPNYYLTPIEKEQMCVALDIDVEIDDELIASKNLNQNTDDYAIFVGNFGKSIENEIKKRVGITTKVKIHAQDSLPKCEGGKINRILKTK; encoded by the coding sequence GTGGATTTTTCAGTTGAGTACTTAAAACTCGACCAATTAAGACAGCTCCAATCGGAAAGGTTGGCGAGTTTGGTGGGTTATCTTGAAGAGAAGTCAGATTTTTATAAAGGAAAATTTGATGAATTAGGAATATCACCGCAAGAAATAAGGACAATTGAAGATATTTCAAAACTACCGATTACTTACAAACAAGATTTAAGAGACAATTATCCGTTCGGATTATTTACGGTTCCAAAGGATGAATTACAAAGAATTCATTGTTCAAGCGGAACAACAGGAAAACCAACAGTTGTAGGATATACAAAAGAAGATGTTGATTTATTCAGCGAAGTTGTGGCAAGATCTTTAAATGCAGCGGGAGCAAAACCGGGAATGCAGTTGCATAATGCTTATGGATACGGAATTTTCACTGGCGGACTTGGACTTCATTATGGAGCTGAAAAATTAGGAATGAGTGTTCTTCCAATTTCTGGAGGAATGACAGCAAGACAGGTAGATTTAATCATGGATTTTAAGCCTGAAGTGATCTGTTGCTCACCTTCTTATGCTTTAACAATCGCTGATGAATTTGCTAAAAGAGGAATCTCGGCAAATGAAATCAGTTTAAAATATGCCGTTTTAGGTTCAGAGCCTTGGACGGAATTGATAAGACATCACATCGAAGAAAGATTGGGCGTTCACGCAACCAATATTTATGGGTTAAGTGAAATTATCGGGCCGGGAGTTTCGATGGAAGACTTTGAGGAAAAAGGAGGTTCTTATATTTGGGAAGATCATTTTTATCCTGAAATTTTAGATCCGATTACAAAAGAACCTGTTCCGTTTGGTGAAGAAGGAGTTTTGGTAATCACAACTTTAACTAAAAAAGCAATGCCGCTTTTACGTTACTGGACGAATGACATTACAAGTCTTTATTACGAAGAAAACTCAAAAAGAACAATGGTGAAAATGAGACCAATTCTTGGAAGAGCCGATGATATGCTGATTGTAAGAGGTGTAAATGTATATCCAAGTCAGATCGAGGAAGCGTTTTCTCATGTGGAAGGAGTGGTTCCGAATTATTATTTAACACCAATTGAGAAAGAACAAATGTGTGTGGCATTGGATATTGATGTTGAAATTGATGATGAATTAATAGCTTCGAAAAATTTAAATCAAAATACCGATGATTATGCTATTTTTGTCGGAAACTTTGGAAAAAGTATAGAAAACGAAATAAAAAAACGAGTAGGAATAACCACGAAAGTGAAAATTCATGCTCAGGACAGCTTACCTAAATGCGAAGGTGGAAAAATTAATAGAATACTAAAAACAAAATGA
- a CDS encoding 2Fe-2S iron-sulfur cluster-binding protein: MNSFYKLKTVRVQKDTNDAVNVAVEIPEELKDKFRFKQGQYLNFRMMINGNEERRSYSICNAPSEKSNTLEVLVKLLENGKVSGYFNEHLHMDEILEVMPPMGGFNTSYHPTNVKTYVGLAAGSGISPVLSNIKESLYQEPNSNAYLFYSNRSMNHVMKKAEIDKLVETFNGRLKVVYLVSREKHEDPIFEGRISPEKLDHLFERYTDIDVKESTFFICGPSEMIKGIADYLKKDKKVPAIQVLFEYFTAPDEENTEEMSDEFKAIANIESMVTVIIDDDEYSFHLNSKKESILDKALKDNLPVPFACKGGVCCTCKAEVLEGEVFMEKNYALTEEEVARGFVLTCQCHPTTNVVMLNYDV; the protein is encoded by the coding sequence ATGAATTCATTTTATAAATTAAAAACTGTAAGGGTTCAGAAAGATACCAACGATGCAGTAAATGTAGCCGTTGAAATTCCTGAGGAACTGAAAGATAAATTCAGATTCAAACAGGGACAGTATCTTAATTTCCGAATGATGATTAACGGGAACGAAGAGAGACGTTCTTATTCTATCTGCAATGCGCCGAGTGAAAAAAGCAACACACTGGAAGTATTGGTGAAATTATTGGAAAACGGAAAAGTTTCCGGTTATTTCAATGAGCATCTTCACATGGATGAAATCCTTGAAGTGATGCCTCCAATGGGTGGTTTCAATACATCTTATCATCCGACAAACGTAAAAACTTATGTTGGTTTGGCAGCAGGAAGCGGAATTTCTCCGGTCTTATCAAATATTAAAGAAAGTCTTTACCAGGAACCGAATTCAAATGCTTATCTGTTCTACAGCAACAGAAGCATGAATCATGTGATGAAAAAGGCTGAGATCGATAAATTGGTGGAAACTTTTAATGGAAGACTGAAAGTTGTTTATTTGGTAAGTCGTGAAAAACATGAAGATCCTATTTTTGAAGGAAGAATTTCTCCTGAAAAATTAGATCATTTGTTTGAAAGATATACAGATATTGATGTAAAAGAATCTACATTTTTCATTTGCGGACCTTCGGAAATGATCAAAGGGATCGCAGATTATTTAAAGAAAGATAAAAAAGTACCTGCTATTCAGGTTTTATTTGAGTATTTCACCGCTCCTGACGAAGAAAATACGGAGGAAATGAGCGATGAATTCAAAGCAATTGCCAACATCGAAAGTATGGTAACGGTCATTATCGATGATGATGAATATTCGTTCCATTTGAATTCTAAAAAAGAGAGTATCTTAGATAAAGCATTGAAAGACAATCTTCCTGTACCTTTTGCTTGTAAAGGAGGAGTTTGTTGTACGTGTAAAGCCGAAGTTTTGGAAGGAGAAGTTTTCATGGAAAAAAACTACGCGCTTACCGAAGAAGAAGTAGCCAGAGGCTTCGTTCTTACCTGTCAATGTCACCCGACAACGAATGTGGTGATGCTTAATTATGACGTATAA